Within Raineyella sp. W15-4, the genomic segment TGGATCCGGTCAGTGATCCGGGCGACCTGGTGGCGGGCGGTACCGGTCAGGTCCAGCGGGTCGGTGACCAGGCCGGCGAGTTCCTCGCGGGACAGGCCCAGCCGCACATCGGCCGCGAGCCGGTCGAACAGGTCGTTGTCCTTGCGGCCGGTCTCGCGCATCTCGAGCGCCACGGCGACGGCGTTCTCCTTGATCGCCTCGTGCGCGTGCTCGCGGCCGATGCCCTTGCGGACCGCGGCCATCAGCACCTTGGTGGTGGTGAGGAACGGCAGGTAGCGCTGCAGTTCGGCCTCGATCACGGCCGGGAAGGCGCCGAAGTCGTGCAGCACCGTGAGGAACGTCTCGAACAGCCCGTCGAGGCAGTAGAACGCGTCCGGCAGCACCACCCGGCGGACCACCGAGCAGGACACGTCACCCTCGTTCCACTGGGTGCCGGCGACGTCGGCGATCATCGTCAGGTAGCCCTTGAGGATCACCGACATGCCGTTGACCCGTTCGCAGGAGCGGGTGTTCATCTTGTGCGGCATCGCCGAGGACCCGACCTGGCCGGGCTTGAACCCCTCGGTGACCAGCTCGTTGCCGGCCATCAGTCGGATCGCGGTGGCCACATCGGATGGCCCGGCGGCCACCTGGACCAGCGCCGAGACGACGTCGAAGTCCAGCGACCGCGGGTAGACCTGGCCGGTCGAGGTGAGCACGGTGCTGAAGCCGAGCCCGTCGGCGAGGCGGCGCTCGAGCTCGTCCAGCTTGTTCTGGTCCCCGTCGAGCAGGTCGAGCATGTCCTGGCTGGTGCCGACCGGCCCCTTCATGCCCCGCAGCGGGAAGTGTGCCAGCACCTCGCCGATCCGCTCGTACGCCACCAGCAGTTCGTCGGCGCCGGTGGCGAATCGCTTGCCGAGGGTGGTGATCTGGGCGGCGACGTTGTGCGAGCGCCCGGCGATCGGCTGGTCGGCGTACTGGACGGCGAGCCGGCCGAGCTGGGCGAGCGCGGCGACGATCCTGTCACGGATCACCTGCAGCGCCTCGCGGGTCTGCCACTGCTCGACGTTCTCGGTCAGGTCGCGCGAGGTCATCCCCTTGTGGATGTGCTCGTAGCCGGCCAGCGCGCAGAACTCTTCGATCCGCGCCTTGACGTCGTGCCGGGTGACCTTCTCGCGGGCGTTGATCGAGTCGAGGTCGACCACGTTGGCGACCGTCCGGTAGGCCTCGATCACGGTGTCCGGGTCGTCACCGCCGAAGTCCACCCCGAGATCGCGCTGGGCCTCCAGGACGGTGATCCACAGCCGACGCTCGGCGATGATCTTGTTCTCCGGCGACCAGATGCGGCGCATCTGCTCGCTGGCGTAGCGGGTGGCCAGGACGTTGGGGACGGTCACGGTGGTCCTTTCGGCGGCGGGGATCAAGTGCCGGAATCAAGTGGTGGGGATCAGGCCGCGGGGCGGGTACGGGGATCAGGCCGCGGGGCGGGTGCGGGCCGGAGCTCAGAACGAGACCTCACCGCGGGCCGCCCGCAGCGCGATGTCGGTACGGAAGAAACCGCCGGGCAGGTGGATGTCCTCCAGCCGGTGGTAGGCGCGGACCCGGGCCTCGGCGAGGGAGTCTCCGGTGCCGACGACGGTGAGCACCCGCCCACCGGCCGACACCAGCCGACCCCGCGCGTCGAGGGCGGTGCCGGCCTGGATGACACCGG encodes:
- the purB gene encoding adenylosuccinate lyase, translated to MTVPNVLATRYASEQMRRIWSPENKIIAERRLWITVLEAQRDLGVDFGGDDPDTVIEAYRTVANVVDLDSINAREKVTRHDVKARIEEFCALAGYEHIHKGMTSRDLTENVEQWQTREALQVIRDRIVAALAQLGRLAVQYADQPIAGRSHNVAAQITTLGKRFATGADELLVAYERIGEVLAHFPLRGMKGPVGTSQDMLDLLDGDQNKLDELERRLADGLGFSTVLTSTGQVYPRSLDFDVVSALVQVAAGPSDVATAIRLMAGNELVTEGFKPGQVGSSAMPHKMNTRSCERVNGMSVILKGYLTMIADVAGTQWNEGDVSCSVVRRVVLPDAFYCLDGLFETFLTVLHDFGAFPAVIEAELQRYLPFLTTTKVLMAAVRKGIGREHAHEAIKENAVAVALEMRETGRKDNDLFDRLAADVRLGLSREELAGLVTDPLDLTGTARHQVARITDRIQTIVDAHPDAAAYLPGAVL